One genomic region from Nocardia vinacea encodes:
- the cmk gene encoding (d)CMP kinase, which translates to MVEGTTPLVVAMDGPSGTGKSSVSRRLATRLDASYLDTGAMYRVATLRVLRAGVELTDSAAIGAAVKELPLTIGTDPSRELILLDGEDVSSEIRGNAVTRAVSAVSAVAEVRELLVALQREIASAAQRIVVEGRDIGTVVLPDADAKIYLTASAEARAQRRNQQNIAEGRGDDYEGVLADVQRRDTLDSTRTVSPLRPADDAVQVDTSELNMDEVIDELYRVVVRQVSIGRTGRTA; encoded by the coding sequence ATGGTTGAAGGCACCACGCCGCTGGTCGTTGCCATGGACGGGCCTTCGGGCACGGGCAAGTCCAGTGTGTCGCGGCGACTGGCCACCCGGCTCGACGCCAGCTACCTCGACACCGGTGCGATGTATCGCGTTGCGACGCTGCGGGTGCTGCGCGCCGGTGTCGAGTTGACCGATTCGGCAGCGATCGGTGCTGCGGTGAAGGAACTGCCGCTGACCATCGGTACCGATCCCAGCCGTGAGCTGATCCTGCTCGACGGTGAGGACGTCTCCTCCGAGATCCGCGGCAATGCCGTCACCAGGGCGGTGTCCGCGGTGTCCGCCGTGGCCGAGGTGCGCGAGCTGCTCGTCGCGCTGCAGCGTGAAATCGCTTCCGCCGCACAGCGAATCGTGGTCGAGGGGCGCGATATCGGTACCGTCGTGCTGCCGGATGCCGACGCCAAGATCTATCTCACCGCCTCCGCCGAGGCCCGCGCGCAGCGGCGCAACCAGCAGAACATCGCCGAAGGCCGCGGCGACGACTACGAGGGCGTACTCGCCGACGTGCAGCGTCGCGACACCCTCGACTCCACTCGCACGGTGTCCCCACTGCGTCCGGCCGATGATGCGGTGCAGGTCGACACCAGCGAACTGAATATGGATGAGGTCATCGACGAGCTGTATCGCGTTGTGGTGCGGCAGGTTTCGATCGGCCGGACAGGCAGGACAGCGTGA
- the der gene encoding ribosome biogenesis GTPase Der produces the protein MSEDVLAGDGVWSDESDWEVADLDSEFGEDEHLAMPTVAVVGRPNVGKSTLVNRILGRREAVVEDIPGVTRDRISYEANWAGRRFLVQDTGGWEPDAKGLQQSVARQAELAMETADAILLVVDAVVGATATDEAAVKKLRRSKIPVILVANKVDDERVEAEAAALWSLGLGEPRMVSAAHGRGTGDLLDDVLEVLPETPREGTGGAGPRRVSLVGKPNVGKSSLLNKLSGDERSVVHDVAGTTVDPVDSLVELGGKIWKFVDTAGLRRKVSHASGMEFYASLRTKAALDASEVAIMLIDASEPITEQDLRVISMVADSGRALVLAFNKWDLVDEDRRLQLDKEIDRDMVRVPWAQRVNISAHTGRAVQKLVPAMETALESWDKRIPTGRLNNWLKEVIAATPPPMRGGRLPRVLFATQATTRPPTFVLFATGFLEAGYRRFLERRLREEFGFDGSPVRISVRVREKRERRK, from the coding sequence ATGAGTGAAGACGTTCTCGCGGGGGATGGCGTCTGGAGCGACGAATCCGATTGGGAGGTGGCCGATCTCGATAGTGAGTTCGGCGAGGACGAACACCTCGCGATGCCGACTGTGGCGGTCGTCGGCCGCCCGAATGTCGGCAAATCGACCCTGGTGAACCGCATCCTCGGCCGTCGAGAAGCCGTCGTCGAGGACATTCCGGGCGTGACCCGCGACCGCATTTCCTATGAGGCGAACTGGGCGGGGCGCCGTTTCCTGGTGCAGGACACCGGTGGCTGGGAGCCCGATGCCAAGGGGCTGCAGCAGTCGGTCGCCCGCCAGGCCGAACTGGCCATGGAGACCGCCGACGCGATCCTGCTGGTGGTCGACGCTGTGGTCGGTGCGACGGCCACCGATGAGGCCGCGGTGAAGAAGCTGCGCCGCTCCAAGATTCCGGTGATCCTGGTCGCCAATAAGGTCGACGACGAACGCGTCGAGGCCGAGGCAGCCGCGCTGTGGTCGCTCGGTCTCGGTGAGCCGCGCATGGTCAGCGCCGCGCACGGCCGCGGCACCGGTGACCTGCTCGACGATGTCCTGGAAGTCCTCCCGGAAACCCCGCGTGAGGGCACCGGCGGCGCCGGCCCGCGCCGGGTCTCGCTGGTCGGCAAGCCCAACGTCGGCAAGTCCAGCCTGCTCAACAAGCTCTCCGGTGATGAGCGTTCGGTCGTGCACGATGTCGCGGGCACGACCGTCGACCCGGTCGATTCGCTGGTCGAATTGGGCGGCAAGATCTGGAAATTCGTCGATACCGCGGGTCTGCGTCGCAAGGTCTCCCATGCCAGTGGCATGGAGTTCTACGCGTCGCTGCGCACCAAGGCGGCGTTGGATGCCTCGGAGGTCGCGATCATGCTGATCGACGCCTCCGAGCCGATCACCGAACAGGACCTGCGGGTGATCAGCATGGTCGCCGACTCCGGTCGCGCGCTCGTGCTGGCCTTCAACAAGTGGGATCTGGTCGACGAAGACCGTCGCCTGCAGCTCGACAAGGAAATCGACCGCGATATGGTCCGGGTGCCATGGGCACAGCGCGTCAATATCTCCGCGCATACCGGTCGCGCCGTCCAAAAGCTCGTTCCCGCAATGGAAACCGCGCTGGAATCCTGGGATAAGCGCATCCCCACCGGTCGGCTGAACAACTGGCTCAAGGAAGTCATCGCGGCGACGCCGCCGCCGATGCGCGGTGGCCGGTTGCCGCGCGTTCTGTTCGCCACCCAGGCCACCACCCGGCCGCCGACCTTCGTGCTCTTCGCGACGGGGTTCTTGGAGGCGGGCTACCGCCGGTTCCTGGAGCGTCGTCTGCGTGAAGAGTTCGGCTTCGATGGTTCTCCGGTTCGTATTTCGGTGCGTGTGCGTGAGAAGCGGGAACGCAGGAAGTAG
- a CDS encoding SDR family oxidoreductase: MHILVLAATGNIGSQLVPQLRAAGHTVRAGTRNPAAADFPPDVQVVRVELSEPETLLACLDDIDAVFLLWALHTGAQLPKAVDLIAERARRIVFLGTGGIPDLSFDDQENLVHGCGIESVVLCPSTFAVNTLWWADEIRTGDIVHGSHGDLPMSLIHETDIAAVAARTLTENAHAGATYALTGPEVLTQAEQVRIIGEVLARPLRWAELTLDQARRRLLDDDTFPDSFVDALLDGYTEMLAAPRPEITSTVADITGRPARSLAEWVSDHLADFR, from the coding sequence ATGCACATCCTCGTCCTCGCCGCTACCGGAAACATCGGCAGCCAGCTCGTCCCCCAACTGCGCGCCGCGGGTCACACTGTGCGCGCGGGCACCCGCAACCCAGCGGCCGCTGATTTCCCGCCCGATGTGCAGGTCGTGCGCGTCGAACTGTCCGAACCCGAAACGCTCCTCGCCTGCCTCGACGACATCGACGCGGTCTTCCTGCTGTGGGCACTGCACACCGGCGCACAACTGCCCAAGGCAGTCGATCTCATCGCCGAGCGCGCCCGGCGCATCGTATTTCTCGGCACCGGCGGCATCCCGGACCTCAGCTTCGACGATCAGGAGAACCTAGTGCACGGCTGCGGAATCGAATCGGTGGTGCTCTGCCCGAGCACCTTCGCCGTCAACACCCTGTGGTGGGCCGATGAGATCCGAACCGGCGATATCGTGCACGGCAGCCACGGCGACCTGCCGATGAGCCTGATCCACGAGACCGATATCGCAGCCGTCGCGGCCCGGACACTCACCGAAAACGCCCATGCCGGAGCCACTTACGCGCTGACCGGACCGGAGGTACTCACCCAGGCGGAGCAGGTCCGGATCATCGGCGAAGTACTCGCGCGTCCCTTGCGCTGGGCCGAACTCACCCTCGACCAAGCCAGACGGCGCCTACTCGACGACGACACCTTCCCCGACTCGTTCGTCGACGCCCTCCTCGACGGCTACACCGAGATGCTGGCCGCGCCCCGCCCCGAAATCACCTCGACCGTCGCCGACATCACCGGTCGCCCCGCACGTTCTCTCGCCGAGTGGGTATCCGACCACCTCGCCGACTTCCGCTGA
- a CDS encoding Lrp/AsnC family transcriptional regulator — protein sequence MDTIEKGIIHALRIDGRAPFRTIAEVLDVSENTVARRYRQLRNTHGLRVIGLVNGQRLGYVQWTIRLRCTPDAAVSVAKALAARDDTSFVYLLSAGTEVSCTVQTRSIEEQEAILLHKLPRTSRIVAMSAHLLLRGFVLPDGWQGSAALTPDQVDHLRVTPVDPEDGPFHLDEGDRSLLRVLNHDGRTSYSDLATATQWSESKVRRRMEAIRRNGILHFQLDIPSTAMGFGTEARLWIAAQPAAAVTVGEALARHREVSFAALTTGATNLVAAVNCRDPRDLGRYLTERIAELPGIATLETAPIIHTVKRAGSLLL from the coding sequence ATGGATACCATCGAGAAGGGGATCATTCATGCGCTGCGGATCGACGGCAGGGCACCTTTTCGAACCATCGCCGAAGTCCTCGACGTCTCCGAGAACACCGTGGCACGTCGGTATCGTCAGCTGCGAAATACGCATGGGCTCAGGGTGATCGGACTGGTGAACGGTCAGCGGCTCGGTTACGTCCAATGGACGATCCGGTTGCGCTGCACTCCCGACGCCGCCGTTTCCGTCGCGAAAGCCCTTGCGGCACGCGACGATACGTCCTTTGTGTATCTCCTCTCCGCTGGCACCGAGGTTTCCTGCACGGTGCAGACCCGCAGTATCGAAGAGCAGGAAGCTATACTGCTGCACAAACTTCCACGCACCAGCCGAATCGTCGCCATGTCCGCGCACTTGCTGCTGCGCGGATTTGTGCTGCCCGACGGCTGGCAAGGTTCAGCCGCGCTGACTCCCGACCAGGTCGACCATCTGAGGGTCACCCCCGTCGACCCCGAAGACGGACCCTTTCATCTCGACGAAGGCGATAGGTCCCTGCTGCGCGTCCTCAACCACGACGGCCGCACCTCCTACTCCGACCTCGCCACCGCCACCCAGTGGTCCGAATCCAAGGTTCGCCGTCGGATGGAAGCCATACGCCGCAACGGAATCCTGCACTTCCAGCTCGACATCCCGTCCACTGCAATGGGATTCGGCACCGAGGCCCGACTCTGGATCGCCGCACAACCTGCTGCCGCTGTCACCGTCGGCGAGGCGCTGGCCCGCCACCGCGAAGTCTCCTTCGCCGCTCTCACCACCGGCGCTACCAATCTGGTCGCGGCGGTCAACTGCCGCGACCCGCGAGATCTCGGTCGCTACCTCACCGAGCGCATCGCCGAACTTCCCGGCATCGCCACGCTCGAAACCGCTCCGATCATTCATACCGTCAAACGCGCAGGCTCCCTGCTCCTCTGA
- a CDS encoding metalloregulator ArsR/SmtB family transcription factor: protein MLDECKALANETRLRILAWLKDPDANFPVRGNDTAELGVCVGLIQQKAGTSASTISAHLAILQRAGFLSATRRGQWTYYRRDEARIRAFTEELDRVL from the coding sequence GTGCTCGACGAGTGCAAGGCATTGGCGAACGAGACCCGCTTGCGCATCCTGGCGTGGCTCAAGGATCCGGACGCGAACTTCCCGGTGCGGGGCAATGACACCGCCGAGTTAGGGGTGTGCGTCGGTCTCATCCAGCAGAAGGCGGGGACCTCGGCCTCGACCATTTCGGCACACCTCGCGATCCTGCAGCGCGCCGGATTCCTCAGTGCCACCCGACGCGGCCAGTGGACCTATTACCGCCGCGACGAAGCCCGCATCCGGGCCTTCACCGAAGAACTCGACCGCGTTCTCTGA
- a CDS encoding LLM class flavin-dependent oxidoreductase, with the protein MPTALSILDLASVAPGSTARDSFENSVALARAAERSGYRRVWYAEHHNMRSIASSATSVLIGHVAAQTETIRLGAGGIMLPNHSPLVIAEQFGTLETLFPGRIDLGLGRAPGSDQKTMFALRRNPSSADSFPQDVLELQGYLSGNSRVPGVQAVPRAEGIVPLYILGSSLFGAQLAAQLGLPYAFASHFAPDALHQAVAVYRDSFRPSEQLAEPYVMAGVNVFAAEDHDAAVTQKTISYRARARAMIRRGAAGADFTDEEIDAFLASPNGSQLSAMTRYTAIGTPAEVRSYLADFAGSIAADELIVAHHATEIDDRLRSVELTGGLITEPVAR; encoded by the coding sequence ATGCCCACCGCACTGTCGATCCTCGACTTGGCATCGGTCGCGCCCGGTAGCACCGCACGCGACAGCTTCGAAAATAGCGTCGCGCTGGCCAGGGCCGCCGAACGCAGCGGCTACCGACGCGTCTGGTACGCCGAACACCACAACATGCGCTCGATCGCGTCCAGCGCCACCAGTGTGCTCATCGGTCACGTCGCGGCGCAGACCGAGACCATTCGACTCGGTGCGGGCGGCATCATGCTGCCCAATCACTCGCCACTGGTGATCGCGGAGCAGTTCGGCACCCTGGAGACGCTGTTCCCCGGACGGATCGACCTCGGACTCGGCCGCGCACCCGGCAGTGACCAGAAGACCATGTTCGCGCTGCGCCGCAATCCTTCCTCGGCGGACTCCTTTCCGCAGGATGTGCTGGAGCTGCAGGGCTATCTATCGGGCAACTCACGGGTGCCCGGTGTGCAAGCCGTGCCGCGAGCGGAAGGCATTGTGCCGCTTTATATTCTGGGGTCGTCACTATTCGGTGCGCAGCTCGCCGCTCAGCTCGGCCTGCCGTATGCTTTCGCATCCCACTTCGCGCCGGACGCGCTGCACCAGGCGGTCGCTGTCTACCGCGACAGTTTCCGGCCGTCGGAGCAACTCGCCGAGCCGTATGTGATGGCCGGTGTCAATGTGTTCGCGGCCGAAGACCACGATGCGGCGGTGACGCAGAAGACGATCTCCTACCGTGCTCGCGCCCGAGCCATGATTCGGCGTGGCGCGGCGGGCGCGGACTTCACCGACGAGGAGATCGATGCGTTCCTCGCCTCGCCGAACGGCAGCCAGCTCAGCGCGATGACTCGGTACACCGCCATCGGCACACCCGCCGAAGTCCGTTCGTACCTGGCGGATTTCGCGGGCTCCATCGCTGCGGACGAACTCATCGTCGCCCACCACGCCACCGAAATCGATGACCGACTCCGGTCCGTCGAACTCACCGGCGGTCTCATCACCGAGCCGGTCGCTCGCTAA
- a CDS encoding acyl-[acyl-carrier-protein] thioesterase: protein MVIPSVLPERPTVGSPFETGWPVRLADTDRDQRLRLDAIARYLQDIGFEHLEAVEDGDIHRGWVVRRTVIDVLKPIEFSEHVTLRRWCSALSNRWCNMRVQICGSKGGLVETEGFLIHFGTESGVPARMSDRFMAPMLASTTEHRLRWKAALTDPPPTGPDIQELPFPLRVADIDWLDHVNNAVYLSALEELLAAHTDLTSGPHRAVIEYTKPLTAGEQVRVIGRRAGSTLDAWFAVADDTRAAARITPR, encoded by the coding sequence ATGGTCATTCCCAGCGTGCTGCCGGAACGCCCTACCGTCGGATCCCCGTTCGAGACCGGCTGGCCGGTCCGCCTCGCCGACACGGACCGGGACCAGCGTCTGCGCCTCGACGCCATCGCCCGCTACCTGCAGGACATCGGCTTCGAACACCTCGAAGCCGTCGAGGACGGTGACATCCACCGCGGCTGGGTGGTCCGCCGGACCGTCATCGACGTCCTCAAGCCCATCGAATTCAGCGAGCACGTCACCTTGCGCCGCTGGTGTTCGGCCCTGTCGAACCGCTGGTGCAATATGCGCGTGCAGATCTGCGGCAGCAAGGGCGGTCTGGTCGAAACCGAAGGATTCCTCATCCATTTCGGCACCGAATCCGGCGTCCCCGCCCGCATGAGCGACCGCTTCATGGCACCCATGCTCGCCAGCACCACCGAACACCGGCTGCGCTGGAAAGCCGCACTCACCGACCCCCCACCCACCGGCCCCGACATCCAGGAATTACCCTTCCCCTTGCGCGTCGCCGATATCGACTGGCTCGACCACGTCAACAACGCGGTCTACCTCAGCGCCTTGGAAGAACTCCTCGCCGCCCACACCGACCTCACCTCGGGCCCCCACCGCGCAGTCATCGAATACACCAAACCGCTGACAGCAGGCGAGCAGGTCCGCGTAATCGGCCGCCGCGCCGGCAGCACCCTCGACGCCTGGTTCGCCGTAGCCGACGACACCCGAGCCGCCGCCCGCATCACCCCACGCTGA
- a CDS encoding helix-turn-helix domain-containing protein has product MSGDVVWLSTDDVAERLKIPKKTLAAWASAGRGPRFARMGRYRRYRLSDLLAWEQEQLDKT; this is encoded by the coding sequence ATGAGCGGTGACGTGGTCTGGCTCAGCACCGACGATGTCGCCGAACGGCTGAAGATTCCGAAGAAGACTCTCGCCGCCTGGGCGAGCGCTGGACGCGGTCCTCGATTCGCACGAATGGGACGGTACCGGCGCTATCGACTGAGCGATCTGCTCGCCTGGGAGCAAGAACAACTGGACAAGACGTGA